The Bacteroidales bacterium genome includes a region encoding these proteins:
- a CDS encoding polyprenyl synthetase family protein: MADLKEIKSPISNHLTLFEQRFRKSMKSNVALLDTIMRYIIRRKGKQMRPMFVFFSAGICGTISESTYRAASLIELLHTATLVHDDVVDDSNMRRGFFSINALWKNKIAVLVGDYLLSQGLLLALEHDEFELLKIVSSATREMSEGELMQIEKARRLDIQEEIYFEIIRKKTASLIASCCAAGAQSTGADTETVRKMHRIGEYVGIAFQIKDDLFDYTADKATGKPDGIDIKEQKMTLPLIYMLNHSLNSEKREVINVVKRHNNNPDKVNDVIEKVNHSGGIDYARQRMLEYQQKAFDLLFTFPDTPMRQSFEQLVRFTVERNK; the protein is encoded by the coding sequence ATGGCTGATCTGAAAGAAATCAAAAGTCCCATTAGTAATCACCTGACACTTTTTGAGCAAAGGTTCCGCAAGTCGATGAAAAGCAATGTAGCGTTGCTCGACACAATCATGCGTTACATCATCCGCCGCAAAGGCAAACAGATGCGGCCGATGTTTGTGTTTTTTTCGGCTGGCATCTGTGGTACCATCAGCGAATCGACCTATCGCGCGGCTTCGCTCATCGAACTTCTCCACACCGCCACTCTGGTGCATGACGACGTGGTGGACGACTCCAACATGCGTCGCGGATTTTTCTCGATCAATGCTTTGTGGAAAAACAAAATTGCTGTGCTGGTGGGCGATTATCTGCTTTCGCAAGGCCTGTTGCTGGCGCTCGAACACGACGAATTTGAGCTGCTCAAAATCGTGTCGTCGGCCACCCGCGAAATGAGCGAGGGGGAGCTGATGCAGATAGAAAAGGCGCGTCGCCTCGACATTCAGGAGGAGATTTATTTCGAGATCATCCGCAAAAAAACCGCTTCCCTCATCGCCTCCTGCTGTGCTGCCGGAGCACAATCCACCGGTGCCGACACCGAAACGGTTAGAAAAATGCACCGCATCGGCGAATACGTGGGCATTGCTTTCCAGATCAAAGACGACCTCTTCGATTATACCGCCGACAAAGCCACCGGCAAACCAGATGGTATCGACATTAAAGAACAGAAAATGACGCTGCCGCTGATTTACATGCTCAACCACAGCCTAAACAGCGAAAAGCGTGAGGTGATCAACGTTGTGAAGCGTCACAACAACAATCCCGACAAGGTAAATGATGTAATCGAAAAAGTGAACCATAGCGGTGGCATCGACTATGCCCGGCAGCGCATGCTCGAATACCAGCAAAAAGCTTTTGATTTACTCTTCACTTTTCCCGACACCCCCATGCGGCAGTCGTTTGAGCAACTGGTGCGTTTTACGGTAGAGCGCAATAAATAG
- a CDS encoding radical SAM protein yields MSTFLFNKLIFGPVHSRRLGLSLGINLLPVNRKMCTFDCIYCECGFTPDEQGEPAVLPTRSEVADALEEKLIKMKAAGKTPDSITFAGNGEPTIHPAFPGILEDTLKLRSLHFPDAEVTVLSNSSTLHNPEIFIALSRVDNNILKLDAGLEATFQKISKPLSPKLTLDSIVKNLMRFRQKVIIQTLFVRGEVDGEKIDNTKPAELHAWMGHIKQIQPRYVMLYPIDRSTPTNGLEVVSKEDLYKIADMLRAMRIKYSVY; encoded by the coding sequence ATGTCGACTTTTCTTTTTAATAAACTCATATTTGGGCCGGTGCACAGCCGACGTCTGGGCCTTTCGCTGGGCATCAATCTTTTGCCCGTCAACCGTAAAATGTGCACGTTCGATTGCATCTACTGCGAATGCGGCTTTACGCCCGACGAACAGGGTGAGCCTGCCGTGTTGCCCACCCGCAGCGAGGTAGCCGACGCACTCGAAGAGAAGCTGATAAAGATGAAAGCTGCCGGAAAAACGCCCGACAGCATCACCTTTGCCGGAAACGGTGAGCCAACTATTCACCCGGCATTTCCGGGCATTTTAGAAGACACCCTGAAGCTCCGCAGCCTGCACTTTCCGGATGCCGAAGTTACCGTACTTTCCAACTCAAGTACGCTGCACAACCCGGAGATTTTTATTGCCCTTAGCCGCGTCGACAACAACATCCTGAAACTCGACGCCGGCTTGGAAGCTACTTTTCAAAAGATCAGCAAACCACTCTCTCCGAAGCTTACCCTCGACAGCATCGTGAAAAACCTGATGCGCTTTCGCCAAAAGGTGATCATACAAACTTTGTTCGTACGTGGTGAGGTAGATGGCGAAAAAATCGACAATACAAAACCTGCCGAGCTGCATGCCTGGATGGGACACATCAAACAGATACAGCCGCGCTATGTGATGCTTTATCCCATCGACCGCTCCACACCCACCAATGGTCTGGAGGTAGTTAGCAAAGAGGATTTGTATAAAATAGCAGATATGTTGCGCGCCATGCGCATCAAATACAGCGTTTATTAA
- a CDS encoding HD domain-containing protein, whose amino-acid sequence MPVVHHQQFELQRSYFDHQSTLHGINHTYRVMLHVLNIGQQANLDREILPAWCAAYIHDMARKHDGYCTRHGAWSANTKLPLFRDFFAQQGVDDEGLRAIEVAVANHSAHQEIHPRHPYYKITALLKDADALDRIRISETNLKVKYLRYPVTASLVDFAKALYYATPSRELTSFDELLQIAESIGGVSFGDLIG is encoded by the coding sequence ATGCCCGTCGTCCACCATCAGCAATTTGAACTTCAGCGCAGCTATTTCGATCATCAGAGCACGTTGCATGGCATCAATCACACCTACCGCGTGATGCTGCATGTGCTCAACATCGGGCAACAGGCGAACCTTGACCGCGAGATACTGCCGGCGTGGTGTGCGGCTTACATCCACGATATGGCGCGCAAGCACGATGGCTATTGCACCCGGCACGGCGCCTGGTCTGCTAATACAAAGCTGCCGCTCTTCCGTGATTTCTTTGCGCAGCAGGGTGTGGATGACGAAGGTTTGCGCGCCATCGAAGTGGCGGTGGCCAACCACTCGGCGCACCAGGAGATCCATCCCCGACATCCTTATTATAAAATTACAGCGCTGCTCAAAGATGCCGACGCCCTCGATCGCATCCGCATCAGCGAAACCAACCTTAAGGTAAAGTATCTGCGCTATCCCGTCACCGCCTCGCTTGTCGATTTTGCCAAAGCGCTTTACTACGCCACACCCTCTCGAGAACTCACCAGCTTTGACGAGCTGCTGCAAATAGCTGAATCTATCGGTGGGGTTTCTTTTGGGGATTTGATTGGGTAG